A window of Tautonia plasticadhaerens contains these coding sequences:
- a CDS encoding Gfo/Idh/MocA family protein has protein sequence MNLQVQETQIAPDQATAEMPATQGHLAGPIRVGIIGMGRVGARRAECVKRHPDMELAALCDVDAKRAEAWPGVSFSTDYRELIDRDLDAVFICTYNDTAPAIVIEALNRGKHAFCEKPPGRSVEDVRRIIEAERANPELKLKFGFNHRYHYSIIEAKQIVDSGRYGRVLWVRGVYGKCGSIQFENEWRNDRNIAGGGILLDQGIHMIDLCRYFCGDFDQVKSLVNTAYWKIPFEDNAFAILSNGDGQVAMVHSSATHWKHLFSMEICMEDGFVRLQGILSSTRSYGDETLTYARKQFEDTTRAFGRPREETIIYDTDDSWALEVADFAEAIRAGWPITSGNSSDALRAMQLIEDIYADGRPR, from the coding sequence ATGAACCTCCAGGTCCAAGAGACGCAGATCGCCCCCGACCAGGCCACGGCCGAGATGCCCGCCACTCAGGGGCATCTCGCCGGTCCGATCCGGGTCGGGATCATCGGGATGGGGCGCGTCGGCGCCCGCAGGGCCGAATGCGTCAAGCGGCACCCGGACATGGAGCTGGCCGCCCTCTGCGATGTCGACGCGAAGCGGGCCGAGGCCTGGCCCGGCGTCTCCTTCTCGACCGACTACCGCGAGCTGATCGACCGGGACCTCGATGCGGTCTTCATCTGCACCTACAACGACACGGCGCCGGCGATCGTCATCGAGGCCCTGAACCGGGGCAAGCACGCCTTCTGCGAGAAACCGCCGGGCCGTTCGGTCGAGGACGTCCGGCGGATCATCGAGGCCGAGCGCGCTAACCCGGAGCTGAAGCTGAAATTCGGCTTCAACCACCGCTATCACTACTCGATCATCGAGGCCAAGCAGATCGTCGACAGCGGCCGGTACGGGAGGGTCCTCTGGGTCCGGGGCGTCTACGGCAAATGCGGAAGCATCCAGTTCGAGAACGAGTGGCGCAACGACCGCAACATCGCCGGCGGCGGGATCCTGCTGGACCAGGGGATCCACATGATCGACCTCTGCCGCTACTTCTGCGGCGACTTCGACCAGGTCAAGAGCCTGGTCAACACGGCCTACTGGAAGATCCCTTTCGAGGATAACGCCTTCGCCATCCTGAGCAACGGCGACGGCCAGGTGGCCATGGTCCACTCCTCGGCGACCCACTGGAAGCACCTCTTCTCGATGGAAATCTGCATGGAGGACGGCTTCGTCAGGCTCCAGGGCATCCTCTCCAGCACCCGGAGCTACGGCGACGAGACGCTGACCTACGCCCGCAAGCAGTTCGAGGACACGACCCGGGCCTTCGGCCGCCCCCGGGAGGAGACGATCATCTACGACACGGACGACTCCTGGGCCCTGGAGGTCGCCGATTTCGCCGAGGCGATCCGCGCCGGCTGGCCCATCACCTCGGGCAACTCGTCCGACGCATTGCGGGCGATGCAGCTGATCGAAGACATCTACGCCGACGGGAGACCGCGATGA
- a CDS encoding fumarylacetoacetate hydrolase family protein, which produces MIRGIGRLHLPGVGPLAVLIDEEAVRPLPGRTLADLLSGAEAPGALRAEVDRAAAEASGPIPIGELATSPDPYRPHMLAPVDRQDCWGAGCTYRLDDESLARMKADRPLYAASFEADRPMLFYKGAAPAASGPGAPIRCRAGSSQTIPEAELAVLLGPTGAVIGFSLGNDVTALDLERRNPLYQPQAKVFDGSAALGPWWALADAVPEAPTMPISCRVVRGGECVLEQRIDPRRLARRIDDLSGWLFESAEFPIGVVLMTGGGAAVPDGFALAPGDEVVITHPVLGALHNPVARPERPSWSNRRG; this is translated from the coding sequence ATGATCCGGGGCATCGGCCGGCTGCACCTGCCCGGCGTCGGCCCCCTCGCGGTCCTGATTGACGAGGAGGCGGTCCGCCCCCTGCCGGGCCGGACCCTGGCCGACCTGCTCTCCGGTGCCGAGGCTCCCGGCGCCCTCCGGGCCGAGGTCGATCGGGCTGCCGCCGAGGCGTCCGGGCCGATCCCGATCGGCGAGCTGGCAACCTCCCCCGACCCGTACCGGCCCCACATGCTCGCCCCGGTCGATCGGCAGGACTGCTGGGGGGCCGGCTGCACCTACCGGCTCGACGACGAGTCCCTGGCCCGGATGAAGGCCGACCGGCCGCTCTACGCCGCCTCCTTCGAGGCCGACCGGCCGATGCTCTTCTACAAGGGGGCCGCACCGGCCGCCTCGGGCCCCGGGGCGCCGATCCGATGCCGGGCCGGGTCGTCCCAGACGATCCCCGAGGCCGAGCTGGCCGTCCTGCTCGGCCCGACCGGGGCGGTGATAGGCTTCTCCCTGGGCAACGACGTGACGGCACTGGACCTGGAGCGCCGCAACCCGCTCTACCAGCCCCAGGCGAAGGTCTTCGACGGCTCGGCCGCCCTGGGGCCTTGGTGGGCGCTGGCCGACGCCGTCCCCGAGGCTCCGACGATGCCGATCTCCTGCCGGGTCGTCCGCGGTGGCGAATGCGTCCTGGAGCAACGGATCGACCCCCGGCGGCTGGCGAGGCGGATCGACGATCTTTCCGGCTGGCTGTTCGAGTCGGCCGAGTTCCCGATCGGGGTCGTCCTGATGACCGGCGGCGGTGCCGCAGTCCCCGACGGTTTCGCCCTGGCGCCCGGCGACGAGGTCGTCATCACCCATCCCGTGCTGGGGGCCCTTCACAACCCCGTCGCCCGGCCGGAGCGCCCGTCTTGGTCGAACCGTCGGGGATGA
- a CDS encoding ABC transporter permease encodes MIDHLAKQPTFAGEQPATRTDPGGPIAPESPLPVVVYTAQAKIRHPAHMIRELVDDFVKGRELGWRLFLRNLQGQYRQTFLGYVWAVLPPLMTTLIWVVLQSFRVVNFEAPAGVPYVVYVLTGTILWQSFIKALEAPISSINQGREMLVKLNFPRESLLIAGLAQVLFNFVMQVILLVVVMAVMRVPVPPTAPLFLLGTAMLIALGLGLGLVLAPVGLLYQDVQRAITTFAPFLMYLTPVLYQPPQSGTARLLLWANPMAPTLNAARDWLLIGPTPYLAGFLAYSALGLILTLVGVLVLRASMPFLIERMGS; translated from the coding sequence ATGATCGACCACCTCGCGAAGCAACCGACCTTCGCCGGCGAGCAGCCGGCGACCCGAACCGATCCCGGCGGGCCGATCGCCCCGGAGTCGCCCCTGCCGGTCGTCGTCTACACCGCGCAGGCCAAGATCCGACACCCGGCCCACATGATCCGGGAGCTGGTCGATGACTTCGTGAAGGGTCGGGAGCTGGGCTGGCGGCTGTTCCTCCGCAACCTCCAGGGCCAGTACCGGCAGACGTTCCTGGGCTACGTCTGGGCCGTCCTCCCCCCCTTGATGACGACGCTGATCTGGGTCGTCCTGCAATCCTTCCGGGTGGTGAACTTCGAGGCGCCGGCCGGGGTCCCGTACGTCGTCTACGTCCTGACCGGGACGATCCTCTGGCAGTCATTCATCAAGGCCCTGGAGGCCCCCATCTCGTCGATCAACCAGGGGCGAGAGATGCTGGTCAAGCTGAACTTCCCGAGGGAGTCGCTGCTGATCGCGGGCCTGGCCCAGGTCCTCTTCAACTTCGTGATGCAGGTCATTCTCCTGGTCGTGGTGATGGCGGTCATGCGCGTCCCCGTCCCGCCGACCGCCCCGCTGTTCCTCCTGGGAACGGCGATGCTCATCGCGCTGGGGCTGGGCCTGGGCCTGGTCCTCGCCCCGGTCGGCCTCCTCTACCAGGATGTGCAGCGGGCGATCACGACCTTCGCGCCGTTCCTGATGTACCTGACCCCGGTGCTCTACCAGCCGCCGCAGTCCGGGACGGCCCGGCTGCTCCTCTGGGCGAACCCGATGGCACCCACGCTGAACGCCGCCAGGGACTGGTTGCTGATCGGCCCGACCCCGTACCTCGCCGGCTTCCTCGCCTACTCGGCGCTCGGGCTGATCCTGACGCTCGTCGGGGTCCTCGTCCTGCGGGCATCGATGCCCTTCCTGATCGAGCGGATGGGCTCGTGA
- a CDS encoding ABC transporter ATP-binding protein produces MATAESPLIEVEHVSKAFCRDLKRALWYGMKDITGELVGQRRDRETLRRDEFWAVKDVSFQVRRGECLGLIGRNGAGKTSLLRLLNGLIRPDSGQITMRGRIGALIALGAGFNPVLTGRENIYINGSVLGLSKREIDAKLDEIVEFAEVRDSIDAPVQTYSSGMKVRLGFSVASSLQPDVLLIDEVLAVGDQSFRTKCYQRIGEVVSRAAVIIVSHDMNAIQRLGDRVVLMHRGKVAYLGEVVEGVERYEKLNTQEVQSERAIHVFDPDLTVDRVALSRDVIRTGEPVSLLIDYTSRRPIEVGLVGSIMRDSRENFVAQYRSDARADSYRIEAGSHRMSVNLGPIPLTSGRYVLNCGVYHEDKKRLLFSAIAPCVLDVQSNFVSTAIIELGT; encoded by the coding sequence ATGGCGACCGCCGAATCCCCCCTGATCGAGGTCGAGCACGTCTCGAAGGCCTTCTGCCGCGACCTCAAGCGTGCGCTCTGGTACGGGATGAAGGACATCACCGGCGAGCTGGTCGGCCAGCGACGCGACCGCGAGACGCTGCGCCGGGACGAGTTCTGGGCCGTCAAGGATGTGTCGTTCCAGGTCCGCCGGGGGGAGTGCCTCGGGCTCATCGGCCGTAACGGGGCGGGCAAGACCTCGCTGCTCAGGCTGCTCAACGGCCTGATCCGGCCCGACAGCGGCCAGATCACCATGCGGGGCCGGATCGGCGCCCTGATCGCCCTGGGGGCCGGATTCAACCCGGTCCTCACCGGGCGCGAGAACATCTACATCAACGGCTCGGTCCTCGGGCTCTCGAAGCGGGAGATCGACGCCAAGCTCGACGAGATCGTCGAATTCGCCGAGGTCCGCGACTCGATCGACGCCCCCGTGCAGACCTACAGTTCGGGCATGAAGGTCCGCCTGGGCTTCTCGGTGGCCTCGTCCCTGCAGCCGGACGTGCTCCTCATCGACGAGGTCCTGGCCGTCGGGGACCAGTCGTTCCGGACGAAGTGCTACCAACGGATCGGCGAGGTGGTGAGCCGGGCGGCGGTCATCATCGTCAGCCACGACATGAACGCGATCCAGCGCCTCGGCGACCGCGTCGTCCTGATGCACCGCGGGAAGGTCGCCTACCTAGGCGAAGTCGTCGAGGGCGTCGAGCGTTACGAGAAACTCAATACGCAGGAAGTACAGTCTGAGCGGGCGATCCACGTCTTCGATCCGGACCTCACCGTCGATCGAGTCGCACTCTCCCGAGACGTGATCCGGACCGGGGAACCCGTCAGCCTCCTCATCGATTACACGAGCAGGCGACCGATCGAGGTCGGCCTCGTCGGCTCGATTATGCGGGACAGCCGCGAGAATTTCGTGGCACAGTATCGATCCGACGCCCGCGCCGACAGCTACCGCATCGAGGCCGGTTCGCACCGGATGAGCGTCAATTTGGGGCCGATCCCGCTGACCAGCGGGAGATACGTGCTGAACTGCGGCGTCTATCACGAAGATAAGAAACGCCTCCTCTTCTCCGCGATCGCACCGTGCGTCCTGGATGTCCAGTCGAACTTCGTCTCGACGGCGATCATCGAACTCGGCACGTGA
- a CDS encoding class I SAM-dependent methyltransferase, with protein MSRYAHLIELFSKRAPRRMIEIGVWRGDRSVQFLKKGVKLKRYVGFDLFDDLSEDIAQQEKMGFCNMSRLEEVEPRLLGARHGDSPTVELMAGPTERTLPEFAEANGPEFDFIYIDGGHSLETIRNDWTYSEKLLAPDGLVVFDDYYPNEAGRGAKPLVDELLQDDRFEIRFFPMIEDIIDNLQITMVAVSRRDGR; from the coding sequence ATGAGTCGGTACGCCCACCTGATCGAACTGTTCTCGAAGCGGGCGCCGCGCCGGATGATTGAGATCGGCGTCTGGCGGGGGGATCGCTCGGTTCAGTTCCTCAAGAAGGGGGTCAAGCTCAAGCGTTACGTCGGGTTCGACCTCTTCGATGACCTCTCGGAGGACATCGCCCAGCAGGAGAAGATGGGCTTTTGCAATATGAGCCGGCTCGAGGAGGTTGAGCCCCGCCTGCTGGGGGCCCGGCATGGCGACAGCCCGACGGTCGAACTGATGGCCGGGCCTACCGAACGGACCTTGCCCGAGTTCGCGGAAGCCAACGGCCCCGAGTTCGACTTCATCTACATCGACGGCGGCCACAGCCTCGAGACGATCCGCAACGACTGGACCTATTCCGAGAAGCTGCTCGCCCCGGACGGCCTCGTCGTCTTCGACGACTATTACCCGAACGAGGCGGGCCGCGGGGCGAAGCCCTTGGTCGACGAATTGCTCCAGGACGACCGCTTCGAGATCCGATTCTTCCCGATGATCGAGGACATCATCGATAACCTCCAGATCACCATGGTCGCGGTCTCCCGGCGGGACGGCCGATGA
- a CDS encoding glycosyltransferase family 4 protein: MICTRLPKEGYSGGRYHAWVMGEVLAAAGHEVTFWTNARPAFADDFAGQHRLGSIRLSLTPDFGNPPVGPFDLVVVVPDLYGDRLVSHGALLLARRDASRVALLNFESPNWFNAHSPEPRDPALWDPAVEVGCWADLILSLTAIGNEFARAYYVDAARTALFRHCYPAINSTVADAVGDIPKRDQVICLTRFVRGDSHKGAGELVHALGPEMRGMTFLLVVGRGDVDEAIMGPLKIRAEAIGARIELAWGLNDAEKFRRIKQSRAMLFLSYFEGFGYPPVEAQYCGVPCVSYDLPVLREVSGDALVYVPPGAHDALPGALAEAFAWPAQRCEALRERIAHVARLEALASRIDSIVREVVDLPGPPAVRSAPRAAVRSWRRRPRPARPALRGLVRRFKTGLRSTWHRPAGQGSG, from the coding sequence GTGATCTGCACGCGATTGCCGAAGGAAGGCTACTCTGGGGGCCGCTACCATGCGTGGGTCATGGGCGAGGTCCTGGCGGCGGCCGGTCACGAGGTCACTTTCTGGACCAACGCACGCCCGGCCTTTGCCGACGACTTCGCCGGCCAGCACCGACTCGGCTCGATTCGACTCTCCCTGACTCCCGACTTCGGCAACCCCCCCGTCGGGCCCTTCGACCTTGTCGTGGTCGTGCCGGATCTGTATGGGGACCGGCTCGTAAGCCACGGGGCCCTCCTGCTGGCGCGGCGAGATGCCTCGAGGGTGGCCCTGCTGAATTTTGAGTCGCCGAACTGGTTCAACGCCCATTCCCCGGAGCCGCGTGACCCGGCGTTATGGGACCCGGCCGTCGAGGTCGGTTGCTGGGCCGACCTGATCCTCTCCTTAACCGCCATCGGCAACGAGTTCGCTCGCGCCTACTACGTCGACGCGGCCCGTACCGCCCTCTTTCGGCACTGTTATCCGGCCATCAACTCCACCGTGGCCGACGCGGTGGGGGACATACCGAAGCGAGATCAGGTCATCTGCCTGACGCGATTTGTCCGCGGGGACTCGCACAAGGGGGCGGGCGAGCTTGTCCATGCCCTGGGGCCGGAGATGCGGGGCATGACCTTCCTGCTCGTGGTCGGTCGGGGTGATGTCGATGAAGCAATCATGGGCCCCCTGAAAATCCGGGCAGAGGCCATCGGGGCTCGTATCGAACTGGCCTGGGGCCTGAACGACGCCGAGAAGTTCCGGCGCATCAAGCAGTCGAGGGCCATGCTCTTCCTGTCCTACTTCGAGGGCTTCGGCTATCCGCCGGTCGAGGCCCAGTATTGCGGGGTGCCCTGCGTCTCTTACGATCTGCCGGTTTTGCGGGAGGTCAGCGGCGACGCGCTGGTCTATGTGCCACCGGGCGCCCACGACGCCCTGCCTGGAGCACTGGCGGAAGCGTTTGCCTGGCCCGCCCAGCGTTGTGAAGCTCTGCGAGAGCGGATCGCCCACGTCGCTCGCCTCGAAGCCCTCGCCTCCCGCATCGACTCGATCGTGCGAGAGGTCGTCGACCTCCCGGGACCCCCTGCGGTGCGGTCGGCCCCGAGGGCGGCGGTCAGGTCGTGGCGCCGGAGGCCGAGGCCCGCTCGCCCCGCCTTGCGCGGCCTGGTCCGAAGGTTCAAGACCGGCCTCAGATCCACCTGGCATCGTCCGGCCGGGCAGGGCTCGGGATGA
- a CDS encoding LamG domain-containing protein: MRQRRPAYIFRPIRPVNRFTRADAPDRLLWLDATTGVKARGAAQFALSSGQFLQIQAPDAGLRVGTGDFLCACWVRHDSFAGANPHYFRKYSAISSAKIDYHIFFNSSTNRFRFRLDNNAGGFQVVDANTFGAPSTGVWYFVAAYYDKSANAVGISVNGATPNTATFSGTPLDDTNRFVVGAAYNGTTHDGFHNGAIDQLVVCKGTDLDIPALIADLYNGGSGRSAVEAPASATAFYELDERSGTRFDSIGGNHLADTTTATSVDGIIEGPADDLDPARVWDNRVAVVRFEEASAARRPTYTSTGYLDFDGVDDRLGHPAVIVGNRQAFTLLARIRLDTLPTTLPAVVYTESDGTGGVANRLAIAPGGNVVASYRPVGGTLASASSAGSLVAGTDAVVAVRRDGTALQVFINGQPSGLPATIGAGTDLTGATARVGGPVESGGFAHLDGRIYDVFAVGRALSDTQIASLSS, from the coding sequence ATGAGACAGCGACGCCCCGCCTACATCTTCCGGCCAATCCGGCCCGTAAACCGGTTCACTCGGGCCGACGCCCCCGACCGCCTGCTCTGGCTCGATGCGACGACCGGAGTCAAGGCCCGGGGCGCGGCCCAGTTCGCCCTGAGCAGCGGCCAGTTCCTCCAGATCCAGGCGCCCGACGCCGGGCTCCGGGTCGGTACCGGCGACTTCCTTTGCGCCTGCTGGGTCCGCCACGACTCGTTCGCCGGCGCAAATCCGCACTACTTCCGGAAGTACAGCGCGATCTCGTCCGCGAAGATCGATTACCACATCTTCTTCAACTCCTCGACGAATCGGTTCCGCTTCCGCCTGGACAACAACGCGGGAGGCTTCCAGGTCGTCGACGCGAACACCTTTGGCGCACCGTCGACCGGCGTCTGGTACTTCGTCGCGGCCTACTACGACAAGTCAGCAAATGCCGTGGGCATTTCGGTCAACGGCGCGACGCCCAACACCGCCACCTTCTCGGGTACGCCGCTGGACGACACGAATCGGTTCGTCGTCGGCGCGGCCTACAACGGGACGACCCACGACGGCTTCCACAACGGGGCGATCGACCAGCTTGTCGTCTGCAAGGGGACGGACCTGGACATCCCGGCCCTGATCGCCGACCTCTACAACGGCGGCTCCGGCCGGTCGGCGGTCGAGGCGCCCGCCTCCGCGACCGCCTTCTACGAACTGGACGAGCGGTCGGGCACGCGGTTCGACTCGATCGGCGGCAACCATCTGGCCGACACGACGACCGCCACCTCGGTCGACGGCATCATCGAGGGCCCGGCCGACGACCTCGACCCGGCCCGGGTCTGGGACAACCGCGTTGCCGTCGTCCGGTTCGAGGAGGCGTCGGCCGCGAGGCGTCCCACCTACACCTCGACCGGCTACCTCGACTTCGACGGCGTGGATGACCGTCTGGGCCACCCGGCCGTGATCGTCGGGAACCGCCAGGCGTTCACGCTCCTGGCCAGGATCCGGCTCGACACGCTGCCGACGACCCTCCCCGCGGTCGTCTACACCGAGTCCGACGGCACCGGTGGCGTGGCGAATCGGCTGGCCATCGCCCCTGGCGGCAACGTGGTCGCCTCGTATCGCCCGGTCGGCGGCACGCTCGCCTCGGCCTCGTCTGCCGGCTCGCTGGTCGCCGGGACCGACGCCGTGGTGGCGGTCCGCCGGGACGGGACGGCGCTGCAGGTCTTCATCAACGGGCAACCCTCCGGGCTTCCGGCGACGATTGGCGCAGGCACCGACCTGACCGGGGCGACGGCGAGGGTCGGCGGGCCGGTCGAGTCGGGCGGCTTCGCTCACCTCGACGGCCGGATTTACGACGTGTTCGCGGTCGGTCGGGCATTGTCCGACACCCAGATCGCCAGCCTGTCGTCGTAA
- a CDS encoding D-sedoheptulose-7-phosphate isomerase — translation MLAATLGVRDYLDRVCEEIRRIDVAQLENLAALIEAAYRDGRTVFVIGNGGSAANASHLCEDLNKGILRDFESQRRLRVLSLTDNTAGIMAWANDEGYDRVFIEQLKTYGAPGDLLLAISGSGNSPNVLRAVEWANDTGMTTLGITGYSGGTLRQLAQHSLHCPLDDMGTVESLHMVAFHWLIGDLYRRISGPVAEGQGA, via the coding sequence ATGCTCGCTGCCACCCTCGGCGTCCGGGACTACCTCGACCGCGTCTGCGAGGAGATCCGGCGGATCGACGTCGCCCAGCTGGAGAACCTTGCCGCCCTGATCGAGGCCGCCTACCGCGACGGCCGTACCGTCTTCGTCATCGGCAACGGCGGCTCGGCGGCCAACGCCTCGCACCTCTGCGAGGATCTCAACAAGGGCATCCTGCGCGACTTCGAGTCGCAGCGTCGCCTGCGGGTGCTCAGCCTGACCGACAACACCGCCGGGATCATGGCATGGGCCAACGACGAGGGGTACGACCGCGTCTTCATCGAGCAGTTGAAGACCTACGGAGCGCCCGGCGACCTGCTGCTGGCGATCTCCGGCTCGGGCAACAGCCCCAACGTCCTGCGGGCGGTGGAGTGGGCCAACGACACCGGCATGACCACCCTGGGCATCACCGGCTACTCCGGCGGCACGCTGCGGCAGCTGGCCCAGCACAGCCTGCACTGCCCGTTGGACGACATGGGCACGGTCGAGTCGCTGCACATGGTCGCATTCCACTGGCTCATCGGCGATCTCTACCGCCGCATCTCCGGCCCCGTCGCCGAGGGACAGGGGGCCTGA
- a CDS encoding HTTM domain-containing protein, producing the protein MSSRIDRWIFGEYPARVADLAFVRVLYAGYMLLVAFPRAMWVTRAPEAFYSPPPGPIALLSTWPPAWVIVGLNGLMLASLVALLVGYRTPIASAASGLCFIALSCWNFASVKIDHDILLGVTPLALAASGWGNWWSIDARRLDPRPSPVDPARPWCLALLAMLIGVAMATAGWAKLSTGWLDPSSHATFSFLTQYYVKGQLGPLGEEALRVDGAWLRESADWAAVLLELAFLPALLWRPAFRLALAVAAAFHLGNVLLFNIPFADNVIAYAAFVSWSEVLPALARDRQPSRASLAALGLAGLTCGLVSLSSGPIVPRLPVKQVVVVLGAAIALGYVARPCWRRVSPTPSSPLAP; encoded by the coding sequence ATGAGCAGTCGGATCGACCGATGGATCTTCGGCGAGTACCCGGCCCGCGTGGCCGACCTGGCCTTCGTCCGGGTGCTGTATGCCGGCTACATGCTGCTGGTCGCCTTCCCCCGGGCCATGTGGGTGACCCGGGCGCCGGAGGCGTTCTACTCACCGCCCCCCGGGCCGATCGCCCTGCTGTCGACTTGGCCGCCGGCCTGGGTCATCGTCGGGCTTAACGGCCTGATGCTGGCGAGCCTGGTGGCCCTGCTCGTCGGCTATCGGACGCCGATCGCCTCGGCGGCCTCGGGCCTCTGTTTCATCGCGCTGAGCTGCTGGAATTTCGCCTCGGTGAAGATCGACCACGACATCCTGCTCGGCGTCACCCCGCTGGCCCTGGCCGCCTCGGGCTGGGGGAACTGGTGGTCGATCGACGCCAGGAGGCTGGACCCCCGGCCGTCGCCGGTCGACCCGGCCCGCCCCTGGTGCCTGGCCCTGCTGGCGATGCTCATCGGCGTGGCGATGGCCACCGCCGGCTGGGCGAAGCTCTCGACCGGCTGGCTCGACCCGTCCTCGCATGCGACCTTCTCCTTCCTGACCCAGTACTATGTGAAGGGGCAGCTCGGCCCGCTGGGAGAGGAGGCGCTGAGGGTCGACGGGGCCTGGCTCCGGGAGTCGGCTGACTGGGCGGCGGTCCTGCTGGAGCTGGCCTTCCTGCCGGCCCTCCTCTGGAGGCCCGCCTTCCGCCTGGCCCTGGCGGTGGCGGCGGCCTTCCACCTGGGCAACGTGCTGCTCTTCAACATCCCCTTCGCCGACAACGTGATCGCCTACGCCGCCTTCGTCTCCTGGTCCGAGGTGCTGCCGGCCCTGGCCCGGGACCGGCAGCCTTCCCGGGCTTCGCTTGCGGCCCTCGGCCTGGCGGGCCTCACGTGCGGCCTCGTCTCCTTGTCGAGCGGGCCGATCGTGCCGAGGCTCCCGGTCAAGCAGGTGGTCGTCGTCCTCGGCGCCGCGATCGCCCTGGGGTATGTTGCCCGCCCCTGCTGGCGACGAGTCTCCCCTACACCCTCCAGCCCCCTGGCCCCCTGA
- a CDS encoding acylneuraminate cytidylyltransferase family protein, giving the protein MTRIAMIPARMGSQRLKQKNLRELAGVPLISRAIRKCKEAGVFDEIWVNSEHPDFGPIAESEGVAFHRRPQDLGSHAATSEQYIDEFLRTHPCDQLFQVHSIAPLLTAAEVAAFVRYMVDSEYDVVLSYIPEQIECALDGRPVNFTYDEKTNSQDLRPIQRITWSVTGWRRSTYLAAVDAARCATYAGKVGYYPVDHVSGHVIKTEDDLRLAEALLPLVEGADARSGGLT; this is encoded by the coding sequence ATGACCCGTATCGCCATGATCCCGGCCCGCATGGGCAGCCAGCGACTCAAGCAGAAGAACCTGCGCGAGCTGGCCGGGGTGCCCCTGATCTCCCGGGCCATCCGCAAGTGCAAGGAGGCCGGCGTCTTCGACGAGATCTGGGTCAACTCCGAGCACCCCGACTTCGGCCCGATCGCCGAGTCCGAGGGGGTCGCCTTCCACCGCCGACCTCAGGACCTGGGCTCCCACGCGGCGACCAGCGAGCAGTACATCGACGAGTTCCTCCGGACCCATCCCTGCGACCAGCTGTTCCAGGTCCACAGCATCGCGCCGCTGCTGACGGCCGCCGAGGTCGCCGCCTTCGTGCGGTACATGGTCGATTCCGAGTACGACGTGGTACTCAGCTACATCCCCGAGCAGATCGAGTGCGCCCTGGACGGCCGCCCGGTGAATTTCACCTACGACGAGAAGACCAACTCGCAGGACCTCCGGCCGATCCAGCGGATTACCTGGAGCGTCACCGGCTGGCGACGATCGACGTACCTTGCTGCAGTCGACGCGGCCCGCTGCGCCACCTACGCCGGCAAGGTGGGGTATTATCCCGTCGATCACGTCTCCGGCCACGTAATCAAGACCGAGGACGACCTGAGGCTGGCCGAGGCCCTGCTGCCGCTCGTCGAAGGGGCCGATGCCCGATCCGGGGGCCTCACATGA